In a single window of the Platichthys flesus chromosome 5, fPlaFle2.1, whole genome shotgun sequence genome:
- the tmem187 gene encoding transmembrane protein 187 yields the protein MMSALLHVSLPFLFCVMFANANTSLFDGAAVDLSYDHYAERRVEYLPLFLAMPCNCAVNVLYIFMGVYWLRNRAGEGGQSCYLRQVFALMAILYAPVQWTRLATLRRAPAVLDQWFTLPIFAWVPVWISFIERGPAKWRASNAATVEACSLLSYGLSLVHERGFDVALCCHVAVAVFRGVRVQQTHGNNRTRAYLQLAVLSCAGFVLLKVLDHWLARYRLFQRFTGHFWSKVCDVLQFHFSFCFLSTLTHRAQERSAARRR from the coding sequence ATGATGTCGGCTCTGCTCCACGTGTCGCTGCCCTTCCTCTTCTGTGTGATGTTTGCCAATGCCAACACCAGCTTGTTTGACGGAGCGGCGGTGGACTTGTCCTACGACCACTACGCTGAGAGACGGGTGGAGTATCTACCGCTCTTCCTGGCGATGCCCTGTAACTGTGCGGTGAACGTGCTTTACATATTCATGGGTGTGTACTGGCTGAGGAACagagcaggggaggggggacagagCTGCTACCTGAGACAAGTGTTCGCCCTCATGGCCATCCTATACGCGCCTGTGCAGTGGACGCGCTTGGCGACGCTGCGGCGCGCCCCCGCCGTGCTCGACCAGTGGTTCACGCTCCCGATCTTCGCGTGGGTACCGGTGTGGATCAGCTTCATCGAGCGCGGCCCGGCCAAGTGGCGCGCTTCTAACGCGGCCACAGTGGAAGCGTGCTCGCTCCTCAGCTACGGCCTGTCGCTTGTGCACGAGCGCGGCTTCGATGTCGCGCTGTGCTGTCACGTGGCCGTAGCCGTGTTCCGGGGAGTGCGCGTGCAGCAGACTCACGGGAATAACCGTACTCGCGCGTACCTGCAGCTGGCGGTACTGTCGTGCGCGGGCTTCGTGCTTCTGAAGGTACTGGACCACTGGCTCGCCCGGTACCGACTGTTCCAGCGCTTCACCGGACACTTCTGGTCCAAAGTGTGCGACGTGCTGCAGTTCCACTTCAGCTTCTGTTTCCTGAGCACACTGACGCACAGGGCGCAGGAGAGGAGCGCAGCGCGGCGCCGCTGA